One genomic window of Megachile rotundata isolate GNS110a chromosome 12, iyMegRotu1, whole genome shotgun sequence includes the following:
- the LOC105662184 gene encoding cytochrome P450 9e2-like has translation MASTFLKLLVVVVVLLVVYVVKAYSYWKRRGIPTAKGVIPFLGHMLPVFTFKVNVSELIREMYTENKDVSMVGFYKMTTPVLLIRDPHLSKIVLQKNFSSFQDTGVRIHPDKDPLLSTNPFFSTGEVWSNSRKRLVSAFTNVKLKMLSGVVNGVCKKMEDFLDRRIRKNECEIELKWFFSKFTGEVVANAGIGVEGFCFEDESHPDAFDRIGDLLFKSGFKMVLENTVVFAPRLNDILKLRLVPKKVDKFFRDVVRQTLITRKSESVPRKDFLQSIIDYELAANGKFDEETIASEALSIYMDGYETSSITLSFIGFHLASHPDIQEKVREEVMSKLEKHDGVITFEALKEMTYMDQVISESQRCYPAIGFLTRVCTQRCELRGSDGLVLHVDPGVEIVISNHGLQVDPEYWSDPDVFDPERFRDNQPTEKLIFLPFGQGPRICAGVKLAKLQMKSCISSLLSKYRLELSKKTLLPLKFSSFNFVSEPIGGLWVHVSKL, from the coding sequence ATGGCTTCTACTTTTCTGAAGCTTTTGGTGGTTGTAGTAGTTCTACTAGTGGTCTACGTGGTAAAGGCGTACAGCTACTGGAAGAGACGAGGAATTCCAACAGCCAAAGGAGTCATTCCGTTCCTGGGTCACATGTTACCTGTGTTTACTTTTAAGGTGAATGTCTCCGAGTTAATACGCGAGATGTACACCGAGAACAAGGACGTCAGTATGGTCGGATTCTACAAGATGACCACCCCAGTGTTGCTGATTCGCGACCCACATTTGTCGAAGATCGTGTTGCAGAAAAACTTTTCCAGTTTCCAAGACACCGGCGTGAGAATCCATCCGGATAAAGATCCACTTTTGTCAACGAACCCGTTCTTCTCCACCGGTGAAGTATGGTCGAACTCGAGGAAGCGTTTAGTGAGCGCGTTCACCAACGTGAAGCTGAAAATGCTGTCCGGTGTGGTGAACGGCGTGTGCAAGAAGATGGAGGACTTCCTCGACCGGCGAATACGAAAGAACGAATGCGAAATCGAACTGAAATGGTTCTTCTCGAAATTCACCGGCGAGGTGGTGGCGAACGCCGGTATAGGCGTGGAGGGCTTCTGTTTCGAGGACGAATCGCATCCCGATGCTTTCGATCGGATCGGGGACCTGCTATTCAAGTCGGGCTTCAAAATGGTGCTGGAGAACACGGTGGTGTTCGCTCCGAGACTCAACgacattttaaaattgagaCTCGTGCCGAAAAAGGTGGACAAATTCTTCAGGGACGTCGTCAGACAGACTCTCATTACTAGAAAAAGTGAATCGGTTCCTAGGAAGGACTTTTTGCAATCGATAATCGACTACGAATTGGCGGCAAACGGAAAGTTCGACGAAGAGACGATTGCCTCCGAAGCGCTTTCCATCTACATGGACGGCTACGAAACGTCCAGTATCACTCTGAGTTTCATCGGTTTCCACCTGGCATCGCATCCAGACATTCAGGAAAAAGTGAGAGAGGAAGTGATGTCCAAATTAGAGAAACACGACGGGGTCATAACGTTCGAGGCTCTGAAGGAGATGACGTACATGGATCAAGTGATCAGCGAGTCGCAAAGGTGCTATCCTGCCATAGGCTTCTTAACCAGAGTCTGCACGCAGAGGTGCGAGCTGCGAGGATCGGACGGGCTGGTGTTGCATGTGGACCCTGGCGTAGAAATCGTTATATCCAACCATGGACTACAAGTGGACCCGGAATACTGGTCTGATCCGGACGTTTTTGATCCGGAACGATTCAGAGATAACCAGCCTacagaaaaattgattttccttCCCTTTGGACAGGGTCCAAGGATATGCGCCGGAGTAAAACTGGCCAAGCTTCAGATGAAGTCTTGTATATCTTCCTTGTTGAGCAAGTACAGGTTGGAATTGTCGAAAAAAACGCTGTTGCCTCTCAAGTTTTCTAGCTTCAATTTTGTGTCGGAACCAATCGGGGGACTTTGGGTTCATGTTTCGAAGCTTTGA